The following nucleotide sequence is from Achromobacter spanius.
ATATAGAGGGCCGTGCATCATCAAAACGCCTTCTATATATATAGAGAGAGAGCCAGAGGAGCCGATGACCATTGAGGAACCGCTACACCTCTACCAGCGCAGGTAGTCGGCATTGCGCATGCGCTCCAGTTGGCGTTGAACCGTGCTTTCGTGGATCAGCCACTCTGGAACGCCCATGTCTTTCATGATGTGCGGATCCATATCAGCGGCGAGATTGCGCAGACGAGACTGAAGCCGCCATTGGCAGTACGCCGCCCACAACAGGCTAAACAATCCAGCCTGGCCCGGCGCGGGCATGTGGTGCTGCTGGGTTGATGCGGCGGCGGGGAAGGAATACGGAGTAGAAATTTGGGCAGACATGAGCGCCTCCTTGTGACGTTCGACCTTTTGGTAAGCGTAATCGCCCAAAGCGGGCATGAAAATCCAATTGTTTTCCGCTTATTGGTCAGTTACGCTAACCAAATGTTTTTCGCCCTGGATAGCTCACCATGCGCCTGCCCCTGAATACCTTGCCCGCCTTTCGCGCGGTGGCCGAACTGCAGAACTTGCGCGCGGCTGCCGAAAGGCTGCACTTGACGCACAGCGCGGTCAGCCAGCAGATCAAAGGGTTGGAAGAGCAACTGGGCTTTCCGCTGTTTGAGCGCAGTGGACGTGGCATCGTCTTGAACAGCGCGGGCGCGGCGCTGCTGTGCAGCGTGCAGAGCGCACTGGCGCTGCTGGATGAGGGCGTTATGGCTGCGGCGGCGTCAGCCACGGGCAGTGAGCAGCGGCTGCGGGTGTCGGTGTTGCCCTCGTTCGCGCAGCGTTGGCTGTTGCCTCGCATGGCACGCTGGCGCGCGCGAAATCCGGGGCTTTCGCTAGAGATTGAAACGTCTCAGCAAGTTGTCGATTTGGTACGCGACGGCTTTCATGCGGCCTTGCGATTTGGGCGCGGCCCCTGGGCGGGGGTGGAGTCTGAGCCGCTGTTCGACATGCCCTTGCCATTGATCGCTTTAGCCTCGCCGGAGACCGCGGCCCAACTTGAAGACGATAGTGCTGAAACGTTGGCTCGCCAGCCGCTCCTGGGCGAGCGGGAAATGTGGCAGCACTGGTTCAACGCGGCGGGGTTGCGCACGCCCGTTACACCGGTCGCGACGTTCAACGACGCCGGCATGATGCTGCAGGCCGCCGAGCAAGGACTGGGCATTACGCTGGGCCGCGAGCTACTTGCCGCCGACGCACTGTGTGCCGGGCGCCTGGTGCGCGTGTCGCCCATGAGCGTGCACTACGAGCAAGCGCAGACTTACCACCTGGTTTATCCGCCGAGCCTGCGGGACTGGGCGCCGCTGGTTGCGCTGAAGCAGTGGTTGCATGACGAGTTGGAGCTGTCGCGCTGCGCGCTTGTCACGCCGCAGCAGCAACAGCCCACAAACTAAAGATCGCTCAGGCCGCCTTGCGGGCCGAAGGCTTGGCCGGCAGCATGGAATCCGTTTCGTTGAAACGTTGATGCCACGAAAACGCCTCTTCCAGAAGGTGCGGCGTTTGCCCGCCACGTTCGCAGGCGCGGTCGAAATAATCTTGCAGGGCCGCGCGGTAGGACGGATGCACGCAATGCTGGATGATGGCGCGCGCGCGCTCGCGGGGAGCCAAGCCGCGCAGATCAGCCAGACCGCATTCGGTGACTAGCACATCCACGTCGTGCTCGGTATGGTCCACATGAGACACCATTGGCACAACGCTTGAAATGTCACCGTTCTTGGCCATCGACTTAGAAACGAAGATAGCCAGATGGGCGTTGCGCGCAAAATCGCCCGAGCCGCCGATGCCGTTCATCATGTGCGTGCCGCCAACGTGCGTGGAATTCACGTTACCGTAAATGTCGAATTCCAAAGCCGTATTGATTGCGATAACACCCAGGCGGCGGACGACCTCAGGCGCATTGCTGATTTCCTGCGGCCGCAGCACGATGCGTTCGCGGTAATGCTCCATGTTCGCCAGAATTTTGTCGTACACCGGTTTGGACACGGTGATGGACGAGGCCGAGGCGAACGCAAGCTTGCCCTGGTCCAGCAATTCAATGGCGCTGTCTTGCAGCACTTCGGAATACATGGTCAGCGCATCGAAGTCCGACGATTCGAAGCCGTGCAGTACGGCGTTGGCGATGGTTCCAATACCCGCCTGCAGCGGCAGCAGCGAATTGCTCAGGCGGCCAGCATCCACTTCACCCCGCAGGAACGTATTGATATGACCGGCGATGGCGTTGGTCTCGTCGTCCGGCGGCAAGGCGTTGGACGGACTATCCGGCTTGTCCGTGATGACGATCGCGGCAATCTTGCCCGGGTCGACCTGAATGAAAGGCTGGCCGATACGCTGGTCCACTGACATCAGGCCGATGGGCTGGCGCGCGGGGCGCTCGGCCGGCACGTAGATGTCGTGCAGCCCTTCGATGGCGGCGGGCACACCCACGTTCAGCTCGATGATGATCTTGTCGGCCTGCTGCGCGAACGATGCCGAATTGCCCACCGACATCGTGGGCACAATCGCGCCGGTTTCGGTGATGGCGGCGGCTTCGATGATGGCCACATTGATCGGTCCGATATGGCCGGCCCGCAATTGCTCCACCGTTTCAGACAGATGCTGATCGATGAAAGCGATGTCGCCCTGGTTGATCTTGCGTCGCAGCGTGGTGTCGACCTGAAACGGCATGCGGCGTGCCAACGCGTTCGCCTGGGCCAGCATCTTGTCGGTATCGTGGCCCAAGGACGCGCCCGTGATCAGCGTGATCGACAGCGGCTCGCGCTCGGCGCGGCTGGCCAGCGCCGCCGGCACGGACTTACAGTCGCCCGCGCGGGTGAACCCGCTCATGCCAACGGTCATCCCATCCTGGATCAACAATGCCGCCTGGTCGGCGGACGTGATCTTGGTGAGCAGGCCAGGATGGCGGATACGGTCGAGATGCATGGAGTCTCCAGATTTAAAGGCCAACGGCTCGCGGCCGGGCGTGGCGATACCGCGCAAGCACCCGGACACCGTCTGACGCGGCGTTTCCCGATATCCCGCCGCAGACGTATCAAGCCCGCGCCGGAAGAATTTTCCGCAGTATAGAAACGCGCGCTTGAATCTCGTAATGACTTAAAATCATCCAATTCAGTCGTTTTTTTCATAGTTTGAATTGCCTTCACGCGCACTGCGCCATAAGGAACCCGCCGCCATGGACGTGCGCGCATTGCGGTATTTCGTTGAAACCGTCAGACATGCCAGCTTCACGCAGGCGGCCAAGACGCTGTTCGTGACGCAGTCCACGGTCAGCAAAATGATTCGCCAATTGGAAGATGAGGCCGGAACGCCGCTGCTGATTCGCGACGGCCATACCGCCCGGCCCACCGACACCGGCCGCGTCATGTACCAGCGCGGTCTCCAGGTGCTGGAGACCATGCGCCAACTCAGCGAAGAAATGCGCCAGACGGCCGACTTGCGGCGCGGGGCGCTGGAGGTGGGCATTCCGCCCATGATCAACCTGCTGTTCACGCCGGTGGTGAAGCGCTTTCGCGAACTGCATCCCGGTATTCATCTGACGCTGCGCGAGGGCACCGGCCAAGCGGTTGAAGGCCTGGTCGCCAGCGGTGAACTGGAAGTCGGCGCCACCATCCTGCCCATTGCGCCCGATGGCGGGTTGGCCGCGCAGCCGTTCGGCAACTACCCCATCTGGGTGATCGGGCCGCCCGACGCGCCGTGGGCCGGCAAGACGTCTCTGCCCTTAAGCGCCTTGCGCGACGCGCGCCTGCTGATTCCGACCGACGACTTCGCCATCACTCGCCGCTTGCGCCAGGCCTTCGCCGACGCGGGCTTTCAACCTGGCATCGCCGCCCAAAGCGCGCACTGGGACTTTCTGGTCGCGATGGCGTCCGCTGGGTTGGGCGTGGCGCTGCTGCCCGAACCCCTGATGCAGCGCATGAAGACGCGCGGCCTAAGCACCGCCAAGCTGGCGAAGTCGGGCATGCAATGGGAGGTGGGGCATATCTGGCTGCAATCGGGCTACCTGTCGTACGCCGCGCGGGCATGGCTGGACGTCTGCGATGCGGTGCTGGGCAAACCGAAAAAAGCCGTGCCACGGGGTATGCCGGCGCGGCCGAGTTGATTCCAAACGTTGGGCTCGTAAAGAGGGATTGCGCGCCGCACGCCAGGCAAAGCACCACCGAACCGCTGAAACTGATCCGCCCCTGTTTATAACCCTGACGGCGGTCTGCTGGGCGGCCATCAAGAGCGGTCGATATACCGGGGACACAGCACTATTTTTGTTGCAACGGGCAGAGCAAGGCCTTGGTATGCTGCCGCCTCGACGCGAGTATCTCGCCCCCGGATAATGAACTACACCGCCCCCCTCCTGCTCTTTTGCAAGCGCCGTTCACGCATGCCCGCCTTCGCGGCGCTGATCGCAGCATTGCTGCTGACATTCTGCCTGATGCCCGCCCTTGCGGCGCCACCTCAGAACCCGGCGGAATTCGAAACGCAGTTGGCCGCCGCCCGCAAGCAGATCGACGACATGCGCAAGCGTGTCGCGGACGAAACCGATGACGCCACACTGGTCAAACAACGTGGCGACGCACTCGACATCCAGTCCAAGGCCGACGCGGTCAGCGAGGCGTTGACCCCCCAATTGGCCAGTGTGACCGCCCGGTTGAGCGAACTGGGTACGGCGCCGGATGGCGCCAAGGAAGCGCCCGACGTGGCGGCCCAGCGCGCGCAGTTGGAGAAGAACAGCCGTGCGCTGGATGCGCAGATCAAGCTGGCCCGGCTATTGTCGGTGGACGCGGGCCAGACTGCTGAACAGATTTCGGCACAGCGGCGCACACAATTCCAGGCGCGCCTGGGCGAACGCCGCGATTCATTCCTGTCGGGCCAGTTCTGGACCGAATTCCAGGAAGAGTTTCCGCGCGACCTTCAGCGCCTGGAAGCCTTGGGCGATGACCTGACGACCGCCGTCGGCCAAACGCCGAAGTGGGGCTGGCTGCTGCTGGGCGGCGCCGCCGCGCTGACCATTGCGCTGCGCATCTGGATCGGCCGGTTGATCCTTCGGCTGACCGCGACCCGCGTGCCGCCCGGCCGCCTGCGCCGCTCGTTCCTGGCCGTGGCGCAAGTGATGCTGTCGGTGGCCACGCCCGGCATCATCGCCTTGCTGATCCACACCGGCCTGGATTGGGATTCGCAACTGTCCGACAACACCGTCTCGCTGCTGGCCACCTTGGTCGCCACCGTCTGTTTCGGTGGGTTCGTCTCGGGCCTGGGCAATGCACTGCTGTCCAGAAGCCGCCCTTCCTGGCGCTTGCCGCCCATCAGCAATGCCGCCGCCACGCGGCTGCAATGGTTGCCGAATCTGCTGGGCACGCTGGTGGTGATGATCTGGCTGGCGGAACGCCTGCCGGTATTGCTCAACGCCAGCCTGACCACGACGATCACGCTGACCGGCATCGTCGCCGCCCTGATCATGGCGACGATGAGCGCCGTGCTGGTGATCGGCCGGCGCTTGCGGCAAAAGCTGATCCAGGAAACCGAGGCGCCCGCGCCCTTCTGGATTTCGTTGCTGCTGGGCATCCTCTGGACGGTGCTGGTCCTGAGCCTGGCCTGCTTGCTGGCGGGCTATGTCGCGTTCGGCGCCTTCCTGGTCAAGCAGGCGTTGTGGGTGCTGATCGTGCTGGCCTCCGCCTACCTGATGTCGATACTGATCGAGGACGGGTTCAGCACGCTGCTGGGCACAACGCACCGCGAAGGCGAAAGAGAAGGCGCCAGCCTGCGCGACCAAGCGGCCGTTTTACTTTCCGGCATTGGGCGCGTGATGGTCGCTTTGCTGGCCATCATCTTGCTGGTGGCCCCGTTTGGCGAGGGTCCGATGGACCTGGTGCAACGCTTTGACCAACTGCACAAGGGCCTGGAGATCGGGGAAGCGCAGATCCGCCCCGGCGCCGTGCTGCAAGCGCTGTTGGTGTTGGCCTTGTCGCTGCTCAGCGTCAAATTGCTCAAGCGCTGGCTGTCGAACCGCTATCTGCCCACCACGGAACTGGATCCGGGCATGCAGCTATCCGCCGCCACCTTGTTCGGCTATGCGGGCTTTGTGATTGCTTTTGCGCTGTCGTTGTCGGCCGCCGGCATCGGCCTGGAGCGCGTGGCTTGGATCGCCAGCGCCCTATCGGTGGGTATCGGTTTCGGCTTGCAAGCCGTGGTGCAGAACTTCGTGTCGGGCCTGATCCTGCTGGCCGAACGGCCGGTGAAAGTGGGCGACTGGGTATCCTTGGGCGGCGTCGAAGGCGACATCCTGCGCATCAACGTGCGCGCCACCGAAATCCAGATGGGCGACCGCTCCACCGTGATCGTGCCGAACTCTGAATTCGTGACGAAAACCGTGCGCAACGTGACCCATTCGAATCCGCTTGGGCTGGTGCAGATCAAGTTGCCAATGCCGCTGTCGACAGACGCCGAGGCGGTGCGCGAACTGATCCTGCAAGCCTTCAATGACCATGAGGATGTGCTGGACACCCCCGCCCCCAACGTGTTTCTGGACGGCATTGAAAACGGGCATCTGATCTTCAACGCCAGGGGCTATGTGTCGTCGCCGCGCGCCGCCTACGGAGTACGCAGCGCCCTGCTGTTCACCGTGCTCAAGCGCTTGCATGACGCCGGGCTGGAAGTGTCGTCGCCGCCCACGATGGTGCTGTCGTCGCCGTCGCCGTCGCCGTTGAGCGGCGGGCAGGAGACCAAGGGAGTGGCGCCGCCGCCCCCGGCGTAGGCGCCGCTCCGCTGCCTTCAACCGGGCGAATACAAGTCGGCGAACTGCTGGCGTTCAAGCCGTGGGTTACGCAAGGGCGGCGACGCCAGCGCGGTGGCCTGCGCGGTTTGCACCGGATACGGTTGCACCGTGGCCACGGCTGCGGCCGGTGGCGCCAGGACCCGGCTCTGCATCGGCGCAACTGGCACGGTGGCCGCCGTAGAGGCCGGCGCGGCCTGCGCCACGGCCGTGGTATCGAAGCGGTGGTCCGCCGTCGTCAAGGCGGGATTGGTGCACAGGCCCTGCGCCACCAGCGCGGCCTTGGTGCGGTCGTCCGTCTGGCACAGGATGTCGATGGCCGCCGTTTCCAGGCGTCGCGAACGGTCGGCATCCTTGGTCGAGGCCGCCGCCTGCATCGTGCGTTCGAAATTGCGCCGCAAGCTGCACTTCTGGTCTTCGATCGGCACCGCCACGTTCATGCCGAAGCCGATGACCGAGCCGCCGCCACCGGCGGACACCATGCAGCTATCCGACGAAAACGAACCGTAGAAACTCTGGCCGCCCACCGGGGGCACGGTCTTCACCGAGCTGGAGCCGTCGTTGCTTGAGTTGAACGTAATGCCCTGGTTGTTGCCGGCGTTGGTCGACCCCGACGTTGCAGAGGTAGTGGAACTTGAATTGCTGGTCTGCGCGAAGGCCGAGCCGGCCACCAGCGACAGCGTGATTGCAAACACGATTTTCTTCATGATGTCCCCTCGCCCGGACGGCCGAAGCCGTCCGGATAATTGGGTCAGCGATTGAAGCCGCCAACGTGGCCCACCGATCCCACCCCGCCAATCGCCCCGAATGCGCCAATATTGGCGGCCTTGAAGGTCCCCGCGGCCGAGGCCACGGTTTCCGTCTGTCCGAACGTGGCGCCGCCGTTGGCGATGCTTTCGCCGACCATGATCGGCGCGTTGCCCGACACACTGCCGTAGGTTTCGCTGGTGGCGTACTGGCGGGTGCTGGTCACCACCGTCGTGCCTTCATGGTTGAACGATCCGCCGACTTGCGCGACGCCGCCCGTTTCGCCGAACGACGTCTGGCTGGAAGAGCCGTAGCCGTTGACTTGGGTGGCCACCACCGAACTGCCGTTCGAGATGGATGACGCCGTGCCATTGATCGTGCCGGCGTGGCCGGTGATCGACACGGAAGATATGTTTGGCCCACCGGCATAAGCCGATGCGGCAAACAATGACAGGGCTGCGACTGCTGCGAGCTTTTTCATTTGAGCTCCTCCTGATCCGCTTGATGCGGATGCACAGGCACCGGAGGCCGACCGGCGCGGACCGCTACGTCCTGCCTCGCGCCGTGGCAACCAGGTTGGGCGAGAGACTTTCGTATTGGTACGGAATGATTGCTCCGTCCTAGGCAGGTCGATATCGGCTAAACGGGGGACCGCATCTTTGTGGACGAGCGCAACGCATGACGCGCATGACGAAAATGGCGAGCCACCTTGCGCCAAGCCATGCATATGGCCGATGAAAGTCGCAGACGATGCCGCCGCGCGCACACGCCAGGTCAACTTTAAGGATGGCAAGCGGCGCGCACGGCTCAGGCAAGGCGCCTAGCGCGCACGCCGGGGGCAGCTGGCGGTGCTGGCCTATAGGATTACTGTTGCGTTTGCGAAAGCCGCACGATGTGGATCAGTTGCGCGGACTCGCGGCGTGCCAGCGCCAGGTCGCCGCCTACCAACAGCAGCAGAAAACCGCATTCCGCCAAGGCGGGATGCGCCAGCAGGTGGTAACCGGCCAGCAGCGCAATCCCGAACGCGCCGGCCAGCCATGCAGGCCAGGCCGAGGGCAGCCCTGGCCGGGCCGGGGCGACACGGCCAATGCTGAGCCACGCCATGAGCGGCAGGCACAGCATCGACAACGGGATGTAAATGGCAATCGCGGACAACACCACGGCCACGCTGAACTGCGTATGCAGCGTCAGGGCCATGAGTGCAATGGCGCCGATACCCACGTACCACAGCAGGCGAACGGCAATCAGGCGAGTCAGAACGGCGGCTCGGGTATTCATCGGGTCAGGCTGATATCAGAAATTTCAGCCATACTACTCCGGCCGGCCAGGACCCACCTGGCCCCAATTAATTGGAGACACCGACATGATCCAGGAAATTGCCAGCATCCATGTGCGCGAAGGTCAGGAAGCGCTATTCGAAGCAGGCGTCGCGCAAGCCAAGCCCTTGTTCCTGCGCGCCCGCGGATGCCACGGCATGGCACTGCACCGCAGTATCGAACAGCCCCAGCGCTACACCCTGGTGGTTGACTGGGAAACGGTGGAAAACCACATGGTGGACTTCCGCGAATCGCCCGACTTCCAGGAATGGCGCAAGCTTGTCGGCGGATTCTTCGTAGAGCCGCCCCTGGTGCATCACGAACAAAAAGTGATCTGACGCTTACGCCGGCGCGGCTTGCCCCAAGGCCAGGC
It contains:
- a CDS encoding isoleucyl-tRNA synthetase codes for the protein MSAQISTPYSFPAAASTQQHHMPAPGQAGLFSLLWAAYCQWRLQSRLRNLAADMDPHIMKDMGVPEWLIHESTVQRQLERMRNADYLRW
- a CDS encoding LysR substrate-binding domain-containing protein, whose amino-acid sequence is MRLPLNTLPAFRAVAELQNLRAAAERLHLTHSAVSQQIKGLEEQLGFPLFERSGRGIVLNSAGAALLCSVQSALALLDEGVMAAAASATGSEQRLRVSVLPSFAQRWLLPRMARWRARNPGLSLEIETSQQVVDLVRDGFHAALRFGRGPWAGVESEPLFDMPLPLIALASPETAAQLEDDSAETLARQPLLGEREMWQHWFNAAGLRTPVTPVATFNDAGMMLQAAEQGLGITLGRELLAADALCAGRLVRVSPMSVHYEQAQTYHLVYPPSLRDWAPLVALKQWLHDELELSRCALVTPQQQQPTN
- a CDS encoding acetyl-CoA hydrolase/transferase family protein, producing MHLDRIRHPGLLTKITSADQAALLIQDGMTVGMSGFTRAGDCKSVPAALASRAEREPLSITLITGASLGHDTDKMLAQANALARRMPFQVDTTLRRKINQGDIAFIDQHLSETVEQLRAGHIGPINVAIIEAAAITETGAIVPTMSVGNSASFAQQADKIIIELNVGVPAAIEGLHDIYVPAERPARQPIGLMSVDQRIGQPFIQVDPGKIAAIVITDKPDSPSNALPPDDETNAIAGHINTFLRGEVDAGRLSNSLLPLQAGIGTIANAVLHGFESSDFDALTMYSEVLQDSAIELLDQGKLAFASASSITVSKPVYDKILANMEHYRERIVLRPQEISNAPEVVRRLGVIAINTALEFDIYGNVNSTHVGGTHMMNGIGGSGDFARNAHLAIFVSKSMAKNGDISSVVPMVSHVDHTEHDVDVLVTECGLADLRGLAPRERARAIIQHCVHPSYRAALQDYFDRACERGGQTPHLLEEAFSWHQRFNETDSMLPAKPSARKAA
- a CDS encoding LysR family transcriptional regulator, producing MDVRALRYFVETVRHASFTQAAKTLFVTQSTVSKMIRQLEDEAGTPLLIRDGHTARPTDTGRVMYQRGLQVLETMRQLSEEMRQTADLRRGALEVGIPPMINLLFTPVVKRFRELHPGIHLTLREGTGQAVEGLVASGELEVGATILPIAPDGGLAAQPFGNYPIWVIGPPDAPWAGKTSLPLSALRDARLLIPTDDFAITRRLRQAFADAGFQPGIAAQSAHWDFLVAMASAGLGVALLPEPLMQRMKTRGLSTAKLAKSGMQWEVGHIWLQSGYLSYAARAWLDVCDAVLGKPKKAVPRGMPARPS
- a CDS encoding DUF3772 domain-containing protein — protein: MPAFAALIAALLLTFCLMPALAAPPQNPAEFETQLAAARKQIDDMRKRVADETDDATLVKQRGDALDIQSKADAVSEALTPQLASVTARLSELGTAPDGAKEAPDVAAQRAQLEKNSRALDAQIKLARLLSVDAGQTAEQISAQRRTQFQARLGERRDSFLSGQFWTEFQEEFPRDLQRLEALGDDLTTAVGQTPKWGWLLLGGAAALTIALRIWIGRLILRLTATRVPPGRLRRSFLAVAQVMLSVATPGIIALLIHTGLDWDSQLSDNTVSLLATLVATVCFGGFVSGLGNALLSRSRPSWRLPPISNAAATRLQWLPNLLGTLVVMIWLAERLPVLLNASLTTTITLTGIVAALIMATMSAVLVIGRRLRQKLIQETEAPAPFWISLLLGILWTVLVLSLACLLAGYVAFGAFLVKQALWVLIVLASAYLMSILIEDGFSTLLGTTHREGEREGASLRDQAAVLLSGIGRVMVALLAIILLVAPFGEGPMDLVQRFDQLHKGLEIGEAQIRPGAVLQALLVLALSLLSVKLLKRWLSNRYLPTTELDPGMQLSAATLFGYAGFVIAFALSLSAAGIGLERVAWIASALSVGIGFGLQAVVQNFVSGLILLAERPVKVGDWVSLGGVEGDILRINVRATEIQMGDRSTVIVPNSEFVTKTVRNVTHSNPLGLVQIKLPMPLSTDAEAVRELILQAFNDHEDVLDTPAPNVFLDGIENGHLIFNARGYVSSPRAAYGVRSALLFTVLKRLHDAGLEVSSPPTMVLSSPSPSPLSGGQETKGVAPPPPA
- a CDS encoding antibiotic biosynthesis monooxygenase family protein is translated as MIQEIASIHVREGQEALFEAGVAQAKPLFLRARGCHGMALHRSIEQPQRYTLVVDWETVENHMVDFRESPDFQEWRKLVGGFFVEPPLVHHEQKVI